The Magnolia sinica isolate HGM2019 chromosome 9, MsV1, whole genome shotgun sequence genome contains a region encoding:
- the LOC131256034 gene encoding serine/threonine-protein phosphatase BSL1-like — translation MASSKLNQSNAKTESAFVPPTSTVRSESVSSNLSMDKKSMENLAEASAAEAEAVSAVWQAVKLASAGPAEEELPDAKASGTRINDKMQISETSSDSSDTDTLEADVRLHPRAVVVAKEAAGSLGWLVRQLSLDQFKNESRRMVPSRFLIRHTLTKSYSLDRSLLRACTRRQA, via the exons ATGGCAAGTTCCAAGCTTAACCAGTCAAATGCAAAGACCGAGTCAGCATTTGTGCCACCTACTTCAACTGTCAGATCAGAGAGTGTCTCCTCTAACTTGAG CATGGATAAGAAATCTATGGAGAACCTGGCTGAGGCTTCAGCAGCTGAAGCTGAGGCAGTTAGTGCTGTCTGGCAAGCTGTAAAGTTAGCTTCTGCAGGCCCTGCAGAAGAGGAGCTTCCAGATGCGAAAGCATCTGGAACTCGCATAAACGATAAGATGCAGATCTCAGAAACCTCCTCAGATAGCAGCGACACTGATACCCTTGAGGCAGATGTCCGCCTCCACCCCAGAGCT GTGGTGGTTGCTAAAGAGGCTGCTGGTAGCTTGGGTTGGTTGGTGAGGCAACTTTCATTGGATCAGTTCAAGAATGAAAGCAGACGAATGGTTCCGTCTAGGTTTTTAATCAGGCATACCCTAACAAAAAGCTATTCACTAGACAGAAGTCTCCTTAGGGCCTGCACAAGAAGGCAAGCATGA